One Akkermansiaceae bacterium genomic region harbors:
- a CDS encoding serine/threonine-protein phosphatase translates to MSDSPNPFLPGAPKITAGHEAAAITWSADSVSGTKKRINDDAWLAFASDINGASLLGKDGRHSLEKQDLIFAVSDGMGGGNAGDVASRLMLEQLSSMIPRTFKTAAAGLRPGYFTHLQQAIQAVHLAINAQAAGDESKKGMAATLALAWFTPENLYLCNVGDSRIYLHRKNPDGESETRQLTQDHTFAWNQLQRGELNERAYRTHPRRSALYEVVGGGHRTVNPYILAFPYLSGDRFLICSDGLIDGLWEKHIHSAFLKNPDSTRSLAESLMARAISNDGRDDTTLIALEVHDMV, encoded by the coding sequence GTGAGCGATTCCCCTAACCCATTTCTGCCGGGTGCGCCCAAAATAACCGCAGGACACGAGGCGGCTGCCATTACCTGGTCGGCCGACTCCGTTTCGGGTACCAAAAAACGCATCAACGACGATGCCTGGCTCGCTTTTGCATCGGATATCAACGGAGCGTCGCTTTTGGGCAAGGACGGTCGCCACTCATTGGAAAAACAAGACCTTATCTTTGCCGTTTCCGATGGTATGGGGGGAGGCAATGCCGGAGACGTCGCATCCCGCCTCATGCTGGAACAGCTAAGCTCCATGATCCCGCGCACTTTTAAAACGGCGGCAGCGGGTCTGCGACCGGGTTATTTCACCCATCTGCAACAGGCCATCCAGGCCGTGCACCTTGCGATCAATGCCCAGGCGGCGGGAGACGAAAGTAAAAAAGGCATGGCCGCCACCCTGGCCCTGGCCTGGTTCACCCCGGAAAACCTCTACCTATGCAACGTTGGCGACAGCAGGATCTATCTCCACCGGAAAAATCCCGATGGAGAGTCAGAAACCCGGCAACTCACCCAGGACCATACTTTTGCCTGGAACCAATTACAACGTGGTGAGCTCAACGAGCGCGCCTACCGTACCCACCCACGCAGGTCGGCCCTCTACGAAGTCGTCGGTGGAGGACACCGCACGGTCAACCCATACATTCTCGCCTTCCCCTATCTGTCAGGGGATCGTTTTTTAATCTGCAGCGACGGCCTGATCGACGGACTATGGGAGAAACACATTCACAGCGCATTTTTGAAAAACCCAGACTCGACAAGGTCACTCGCAGAGTCTCTGATGGCGCGCGCCATCAGTAATGATGGCAGGGACGATACAACCCTGATTGCGCTGGAGGTCCATGATATGGTATAG
- a CDS encoding glutamine synthetase beta-grasp domain-containing protein: MAKYRLDYIWLDGYTPVQNLRTKCMMKNFDEFPTLEQLPDWGFDGSSTRQAEGGSSDLVLKPVALYPDGTRENGVLVMCEVLLPDGTPHPSNGRANIPDDEDTWFGFEQEYFLMQKGVPLGFPKGGYPNPQGEYYCGVGFGNVGGIAREITDTHLELCLYAGINHEGINAEVAKGQWEFQIFGKGSKKAADEMWVARFLLLRLCEEFEVDVEWHCKPITGDWNGSGMHANFSTKYLREVGGKDYFLKLMDAFEEFCEEHIAVYGPDNDKRLTGLHETQSIDKFSWGVADRGASIRVPHSFVKNDAYKGYLEDRRPNSQGDPYKIAGRIIQTINTVKI, encoded by the coding sequence ATGGCTAAATACAGACTCGATTACATCTGGCTTGACGGCTACACGCCCGTTCAGAACCTCCGCACCAAGTGCATGATGAAGAACTTTGATGAGTTCCCCACCCTCGAACAACTCCCGGACTGGGGTTTTGATGGCTCATCCACCCGTCAGGCAGAAGGCGGCAGCTCCGACCTCGTGCTCAAGCCCGTAGCTCTTTACCCAGACGGCACCCGTGAAAACGGGGTCCTTGTCATGTGTGAAGTATTGCTCCCTGACGGCACCCCCCACCCATCCAACGGCCGGGCCAACATCCCGGACGATGAAGACACATGGTTTGGCTTCGAGCAGGAGTATTTCCTCATGCAAAAAGGTGTTCCACTCGGCTTCCCGAAAGGTGGCTACCCGAACCCACAAGGTGAATACTACTGCGGGGTCGGATTTGGCAACGTCGGTGGAATCGCCCGCGAGATCACTGACACCCACCTTGAGCTTTGCCTCTACGCCGGAATCAACCACGAAGGAATCAACGCCGAGGTCGCCAAGGGCCAGTGGGAATTCCAAATCTTCGGCAAAGGCTCGAAGAAAGCCGCTGACGAGATGTGGGTGGCACGCTTCCTCTTGCTCCGTCTTTGTGAAGAATTTGAAGTGGACGTTGAATGGCACTGCAAACCAATCACGGGCGACTGGAATGGCTCCGGCATGCACGCTAACTTCTCCACCAAGTACCTCCGCGAGGTCGGTGGTAAGGATTACTTCCTGAAGCTCATGGATGCCTTCGAAGAGTTCTGCGAGGAGCACATCGCCGTTTACGGCCCCGACAACGACAAGCGCCTTACCGGCCTTCACGAGACCCAGTCGATTGACAAGTTCTCATGGGGTGTTGCTGACCGGGGAGCCTCCATCCGTGTGCCCCATAGCTTCGTCAAAAACGATGCCTACAAAGGCTACCTTGAGGACCGCCGCCCCAACTCCCAGGGCGACCCCTACAAGATTGCCGGCCGGATCATCCAGACCATCAACACGGTCAAAATCTGA
- a CDS encoding serine/threonine protein phosphatase produces the protein MRPLKDGIRSLVKIDFYGNVHKYFRGTDKEERFANEIRILKALEERGCENVPRYIDSDASELHLVTTNCGSPAPDISQKKTAKLFKELEEKFGVRHDDPFSRNITYDSKEGRFCVIDFELATLLDDPRTTDSH, from the coding sequence ATGCGTCCCCTCAAAGACGGTATCCGGTCCCTTGTCAAAATCGATTTTTACGGCAATGTCCACAAGTACTTCCGCGGCACCGACAAGGAAGAGCGATTCGCCAACGAGATCCGTATCCTCAAAGCCCTCGAGGAACGTGGCTGCGAAAATGTCCCCCGCTACATCGATTCGGATGCCAGCGAGCTGCACCTCGTCACCACCAACTGCGGCTCCCCGGCCCCTGACATTTCCCAGAAGAAAACCGCCAAGCTCTTCAAAGAGCTCGAGGAAAAATTCGGCGTGCGCCACGACGACCCGTTTTCCCGCAACATCACCTACGACAGCAAGGAAGGCCGGTTCTGTGTCATTGACTTCGAGCTGGCTACCCTGCTGGATGATCCCAGGACAACCGATTCCCACTAG
- a CDS encoding right-handed parallel beta-helix repeat-containing protein produces the protein MQNLTSFFLLLMAGVVLAEPSPKADYYVSPDGSDQWSGKLSEPNGGKNDGPFATLARARDAVRELKENKSGSIVVLLRGGTYQLEKTVVFSLEDSGKEDATITYAAYPGEKPLFSSGRGIKGWTMLSDVPAGLPASAKGKVWVADVTGRFFTLYDSAGRLPRARSKGFIPLTGGSRNRLHFPSGRLKSWPNVTDVEIIVRPHHAWIVNILPLAAVDEQKQIAHTSINATYAMNPLHFLKTTESCWVENVLEELDQPGEWVLNTKEKKLYLWPRNDGEPKGVLAPCLEEFIRVEGQIDKAGPEDKPVRNLHFKGLTFMHGDRYLLNKEDAGLQHDWDMLDKGNALMRLRGSEHCVIEQCHFANSGSGAIRVDLHGSKNTLSGNHIQHMGGAGILLCGYGPGTKDVNTNNLVYNNHIHHIGEIYSHSPGIMLWQSGENRVANNLIHHTPYTALIVSGCMTEFFSKGDNRELGRTLRRHEIKGLARKPTLEQVRPYLHTHDNLIEYNEIHHAMEMLGDGNAIYIRGAGAGNVIRRNYVHHLVAPMIMQCAIRTDGGQKDTLIAENLIYKCTSQGIMLKLNTRCENNIVADIIAPPRGYYLAVREGPMKGATIRRNILYASQKECVFIDELAPGKGRKTEDRRGRQLAFSKDADTDYNIYFCAANPEAGKAMLKKQQDDGVDAHSRSVDPLFVDPENGDFRFAPGSPALKMGIVPIDLSKIGLRTSK, from the coding sequence ATGCAGAATCTAACATCCTTCTTTCTCCTGCTGATGGCAGGAGTGGTATTGGCGGAACCTTCGCCCAAAGCGGATTATTATGTATCGCCCGACGGCTCCGACCAATGGTCGGGTAAGCTGTCCGAACCCAACGGAGGGAAGAACGACGGGCCCTTTGCAACTCTAGCACGTGCCCGTGACGCCGTTCGGGAATTGAAAGAGAACAAGTCGGGTAGTATCGTTGTCTTGCTGCGTGGTGGCACCTATCAGCTGGAGAAAACCGTCGTTTTCAGTCTGGAGGATTCGGGAAAAGAGGATGCCACGATCACCTACGCCGCCTACCCAGGGGAGAAGCCGCTGTTCAGTTCGGGACGGGGGATCAAGGGGTGGACGATGCTAAGCGATGTCCCTGCGGGGCTTCCTGCATCGGCGAAAGGAAAAGTCTGGGTCGCCGATGTCACAGGTCGGTTTTTTACACTCTACGACTCGGCAGGTCGTCTTCCGCGCGCGCGGTCAAAAGGGTTTATTCCGCTCACAGGGGGAAGCAGGAACAGGCTTCATTTTCCAAGTGGCCGGTTGAAAAGCTGGCCGAATGTCACGGACGTCGAGATTATCGTCCGTCCACACCATGCCTGGATCGTGAACATCCTGCCTCTGGCGGCGGTGGACGAGCAAAAACAGATAGCGCACACCTCCATCAATGCTACCTACGCGATGAATCCGCTTCACTTTTTGAAAACAACCGAGTCGTGTTGGGTCGAAAACGTCCTAGAGGAACTCGACCAGCCCGGCGAGTGGGTTCTCAACACCAAGGAAAAAAAACTCTACCTCTGGCCAAGGAACGATGGCGAACCGAAAGGTGTTCTGGCACCCTGCCTGGAGGAGTTTATTCGGGTGGAGGGGCAGATCGACAAGGCGGGACCAGAGGACAAACCGGTACGCAACCTGCACTTCAAGGGCCTGACCTTCATGCACGGTGATCGTTATCTTCTCAACAAGGAGGACGCCGGTTTGCAGCACGATTGGGATATGCTCGACAAGGGGAATGCCTTGATGCGTTTGCGCGGGAGCGAGCACTGTGTGATTGAGCAATGTCACTTCGCTAACAGCGGCAGCGGCGCCATCCGCGTCGATTTGCATGGCAGCAAAAACACCCTCTCTGGCAACCATATCCAACACATGGGCGGTGCCGGTATCCTTCTCTGCGGTTACGGGCCAGGCACCAAAGACGTCAACACCAACAATCTCGTCTATAACAATCACATTCACCACATCGGCGAGATCTACTCACATTCACCCGGAATCATGCTCTGGCAAAGCGGGGAGAACCGGGTGGCGAACAATCTCATCCATCACACTCCGTACACCGCCCTGATCGTTTCCGGTTGTATGACGGAATTTTTCTCCAAAGGCGATAACCGTGAACTCGGGAGAACCCTCAGGCGGCATGAAATCAAAGGCCTAGCCAGGAAACCAACGCTGGAACAAGTCCGCCCCTACCTGCACACACATGATAACCTCATCGAATACAACGAGATCCATCACGCCATGGAAATGCTGGGTGATGGTAATGCCATCTACATCCGTGGGGCAGGGGCGGGCAACGTCATCCGGCGCAACTACGTACACCATCTGGTCGCGCCGATGATCATGCAGTGCGCGATCCGGACGGACGGTGGGCAGAAGGACACACTCATTGCCGAAAACCTGATCTACAAATGCACCTCCCAGGGGATCATGCTGAAGTTGAATACGCGCTGTGAGAACAACATCGTCGCCGATATCATCGCGCCACCACGCGGCTACTACCTGGCGGTGCGGGAAGGTCCGATGAAAGGGGCGACGATCAGGCGCAACATCCTTTACGCTTCCCAAAAAGAATGTGTGTTTATCGATGAACTGGCACCCGGAAAAGGAAGGAAAACCGAGGATCGTCGAGGCAGGCAACTAGCATTCTCCAAGGATGCCGACACCGATTACAACATCTATTTCTGCGCTGCGAATCCTGAAGCGGGTAAGGCGATGTTGAAAAAACAACAAGACGACGGAGTGGACGCCCACAGCCGTTCGGTCGATCCGCTCTTTGTCGATCCGGAAAACGGCGACTTCCGTTTCGCTCCAGGCTCGCCCGCATTGAAAATGGGCATTGTCCCCATCGACCTTTCTAAAATTGGCTTGCGAACCAGCAAGTAG
- a CDS encoding DUF1080 domain-containing protein: MKKINSLLILACSLTIGLANAEDNVLSDTEKKEGWINLFNGKDFTGWQIDKWNPGSITIKDGAIRCQGKPTMLYHTGKAKDAKNFHFIADVMTRPGSNGGIFFHTQYQDKGWPVGHEAQINQTQGDPVKTGSIYIVKKNLKAPAKDNEWFRYEIIVKDLTVTTKVNGKVVVTYVEEPGVKDRRRLSQGTFGIQAHDPGSVVFTKNIKVKLLP; this comes from the coding sequence ATGAAAAAAATAAACTCACTACTCATACTTGCTTGCTCTCTCACTATCGGTCTCGCGAATGCGGAGGATAATGTATTATCCGACACCGAAAAAAAGGAGGGCTGGATCAACTTGTTTAACGGCAAGGATTTCACCGGATGGCAAATCGACAAGTGGAACCCCGGTAGCATCACCATCAAAGACGGAGCCATCAGGTGCCAGGGCAAGCCGACCATGCTCTACCACACCGGCAAAGCCAAGGATGCCAAGAACTTCCATTTCATCGCGGACGTCATGACCAGGCCCGGATCCAACGGCGGCATTTTCTTTCATACCCAATATCAGGACAAGGGCTGGCCTGTCGGGCACGAAGCCCAGATCAACCAGACCCAGGGTGACCCTGTCAAAACCGGCAGCATCTATATCGTCAAAAAAAACCTCAAAGCTCCCGCCAAAGACAACGAGTGGTTCCGCTACGAGATCATTGTGAAGGACCTCACCGTAACCACCAAGGTGAACGGAAAAGTGGTGGTCACCTATGTCGAGGAACCCGGTGTCAAAGACCGCCGCAGACTCTCCCAAGGCACCTTTGGTATTCAAGCTCATGACCCCGGGAGTGTTGTTTTTACGAAGAATATCAAAGTGAAACTGTTGCCGTAA
- a CDS encoding molybdopterin-dependent oxidoreductase has translation MKDIIKKAIPPMRAWSGAKTEELVRAPGGFGLGQVPRKQKPDATTNLVCGFCATGCGLNIHLKAGQAVNLTPSTHYPVNLGMACPKGWEALTPLTADDRATTPMIRRERGGALEAVGWQQAMDYFCKKVNKVQKEHGRESMAFISTGQICVEEMTLLGSLAKFGMGMVHGDGNTRQCMATAVTAYKQSFGFDAPPYTYQDFEESDVIVLVGSNLCIAHPIMWQRVLRNPNSPEIIVIDPRKTETAVAATQHYPIQPKSDLVFFYGIAHILIDKGWIDHDFIDQSTTEFEAFASHVHEFTPEVASKLSGIPKDDLHRLAKTIHEGKRVSFWWTMGVNQGYEATRTAQAIINLALMTGNIGRPGTGANSITGQCNAMGSRLFSNTTNLLGGHDFTNPAHRKKIAEILDIPLQNIPDQNSWAYDQIIQGIEDGKIKGLWMIATNGAHSWIHQKRFTKLLEQLDFLVVQDMYHSTESAQHADLILPAAAWAEKDGTFINSERRIGLVKQVSRAPGLALADFHIFRLIANAWGCAELFKEWTDPEAVFQILKRLSKDQPCDITGIEDYRMIDHAGGIQWPYTDKEKHASIVNSQRRLFEDGKFYHPNQKATFIFDLPRNNPEPVDDQFPFLLLTGRGTSAQWHTQTRTKKSAVLRKLHPESIYAEINPLDAKRLGLDAHSRMRISSRRGSITATPWITPTVQAGQIFLPMHYAETNLLTHGSVDPHSRQPNYKSCAVSLGIA, from the coding sequence ATGAAGGACATCATCAAAAAAGCCATCCCGCCTATGCGCGCCTGGAGTGGTGCCAAGACCGAGGAGTTGGTCCGCGCTCCGGGGGGATTCGGCCTTGGCCAGGTGCCACGCAAACAGAAACCCGATGCTACCACCAATTTGGTCTGCGGCTTCTGCGCCACGGGCTGCGGGCTGAACATCCACCTCAAAGCAGGCCAGGCGGTCAACCTGACCCCCTCGACCCATTACCCGGTCAACCTCGGCATGGCGTGCCCCAAGGGCTGGGAAGCCCTCACTCCTCTGACCGCTGATGATCGCGCAACCACCCCGATGATCCGGCGCGAACGCGGCGGCGCATTGGAAGCTGTCGGCTGGCAACAAGCCATGGACTATTTCTGTAAAAAGGTAAACAAGGTCCAAAAAGAACACGGCAGGGAATCGATGGCGTTTATCAGCACCGGGCAAATCTGTGTCGAGGAAATGACACTGCTCGGAAGCCTGGCAAAGTTCGGCATGGGAATGGTTCACGGCGATGGCAATACGCGCCAGTGCATGGCGACGGCCGTCACCGCCTACAAACAAAGCTTCGGCTTCGACGCGCCGCCCTACACCTACCAGGACTTTGAAGAATCCGATGTCATCGTCCTCGTTGGCTCCAACCTCTGCATCGCCCACCCCATCATGTGGCAGCGTGTTCTGCGCAATCCTAACAGCCCGGAAATCATTGTCATCGATCCTCGCAAAACGGAAACCGCCGTTGCCGCCACCCAGCATTACCCGATCCAACCCAAGTCCGACCTGGTCTTTTTTTACGGCATTGCACACATCCTGATAGACAAGGGATGGATCGACCACGACTTCATCGACCAGAGCACCACCGAGTTCGAAGCCTTTGCCAGTCACGTCCATGAATTCACTCCCGAGGTCGCGAGCAAACTCAGCGGTATTCCCAAGGATGACCTGCACCGGCTGGCCAAGACGATCCACGAAGGAAAGCGTGTTTCCTTCTGGTGGACGATGGGTGTCAACCAAGGATACGAGGCCACCCGCACGGCACAAGCCATCATTAACCTGGCCTTGATGACCGGCAATATCGGACGACCCGGAACCGGGGCGAACTCGATTACCGGTCAATGCAATGCGATGGGCTCACGCCTGTTCAGCAACACAACCAACCTGCTAGGTGGTCACGATTTCACCAACCCCGCCCATCGTAAAAAGATCGCGGAAATCCTCGATATTCCGCTGCAGAATATCCCCGACCAGAATAGCTGGGCCTACGACCAGATTATCCAAGGCATTGAAGACGGCAAGATCAAGGGGCTTTGGATGATTGCCACCAATGGCGCCCACTCATGGATTCATCAAAAGCGCTTTACCAAGTTACTTGAGCAACTCGACTTCCTTGTTGTCCAGGACATGTATCACAGCACCGAGTCGGCTCAACATGCGGATCTCATCCTGCCGGCTGCCGCATGGGCGGAGAAAGACGGCACGTTTATTAACTCCGAGCGCAGGATAGGTCTGGTCAAACAGGTTTCCCGCGCACCCGGTTTGGCGTTAGCCGATTTCCATATTTTTCGTCTGATCGCCAACGCATGGGGCTGTGCGGAACTATTCAAGGAATGGACCGACCCCGAGGCCGTTTTCCAAATCCTCAAAAGGTTGAGCAAAGACCAGCCGTGTGACATTACCGGAATCGAGGATTACAGGATGATCGACCACGCGGGAGGCATCCAGTGGCCATACACGGACAAGGAAAAACACGCATCGATCGTCAACAGCCAGAGACGACTGTTTGAAGACGGTAAGTTCTATCATCCCAACCAAAAGGCGACCTTCATCTTCGACCTGCCGCGCAACAACCCTGAACCCGTGGATGACCAGTTTCCCTTTCTACTCCTAACAGGCCGGGGAACCTCGGCTCAGTGGCATACGCAGACGCGGACCAAAAAATCCGCTGTTCTACGCAAACTTCATCCCGAATCCATCTACGCTGAGATCAATCCTCTGGACGCCAAACGGCTCGGACTCGACGCGCACAGCAGGATGAGGATCTCATCACGCCGTGGCAGCATCACCGCAACACCATGGATTACACCCACGGTGCAGGCGGGGCAAATTTTTCTACCGATGCATTACGCGGAGACCAATTTGCTCACGCATGGCTCGGTCGACCCGCACTCCCGCCAGCCCAATTACAAATCGTGTGCCGTCAGCCTGGGCATCGCTTGA
- a CDS encoding sulfatase, whose translation MADDLGPGWVDFDGSSRKINTPNLERMAGNGMLFTRAYAAASVCSPTRAACITGMSPAQIGLTTHIPGMAGKRHQAPAGGPNDAASLNQLPLELPSYARELKKQGYATAFIGKWHLAGEGSMKSKGGMVAPRYHPEHYGFDSNIAGCAYGQPKSWFDPYRNGAIKNRNKGEYLTDRLGDEAVAFIQANQNTPFHLSLWFYSVHSPIKAPKARVKKNGGDAYLAMLECMDHAIGKVLDALEKSGIQDNTLVVFYSDNGGDKPTSWLAEKKGSLLEGGLRVPMVVTWPKVIKPGTQTAVPVNSMDFFPTFVHAAGGSTAGISQLEGLDLMPLFKGGKQLDRDALYWHYPHNRKGVKYNMGSVILAGDWKLYQGHGVTPTALFNLKDDPMEKTNLISQKPELADRLGKQLGQWLKKTNAKMPVGD comes from the coding sequence ATGGCCGATGATTTAGGGCCGGGGTGGGTTGACTTCGATGGTAGTAGTCGGAAAATCAACACCCCGAACCTGGAGCGGATGGCTGGGAACGGGATGCTTTTTACCCGGGCTTACGCTGCGGCTAGTGTCTGCTCACCAACGCGTGCCGCTTGTATCACTGGGATGTCTCCTGCCCAGATCGGTCTGACTACCCACATCCCTGGAATGGCGGGAAAACGCCATCAGGCTCCTGCCGGTGGCCCCAACGACGCAGCATCCCTGAATCAACTCCCGCTGGAACTTCCCAGTTATGCACGCGAACTGAAGAAACAGGGATATGCCACAGCCTTCATTGGCAAATGGCACCTGGCAGGTGAGGGCTCGATGAAGAGTAAAGGCGGTATGGTTGCCCCCAGGTATCACCCTGAACACTACGGCTTCGACAGCAACATCGCTGGTTGTGCTTATGGCCAGCCGAAGTCCTGGTTTGATCCGTATCGAAACGGGGCTATCAAAAACCGTAACAAGGGAGAGTATCTAACAGATCGCTTGGGAGACGAGGCGGTTGCATTCATTCAAGCCAATCAGAATACCCCCTTTCACCTGTCGCTCTGGTTTTACTCCGTGCACTCGCCAATCAAAGCACCTAAGGCACGGGTGAAAAAAAATGGCGGTGACGCCTATCTGGCGATGCTCGAATGCATGGACCATGCGATTGGCAAGGTGCTGGATGCATTGGAGAAATCCGGGATACAGGATAATACCTTGGTTGTATTTTACTCGGATAACGGCGGCGACAAACCTACTTCATGGTTGGCCGAAAAAAAAGGCTCACTGCTCGAAGGTGGTTTGAGGGTTCCCATGGTTGTCACCTGGCCCAAGGTGATTAAGCCCGGCACCCAGACGGCGGTGCCCGTCAACAGTATGGATTTTTTCCCCACCTTTGTGCATGCGGCAGGTGGTTCCACAGCCGGGATTTCCCAGCTCGAGGGACTTGACCTCATGCCGCTGTTCAAGGGCGGCAAACAACTCGACCGCGATGCTCTCTATTGGCATTACCCCCACAACCGCAAAGGCGTCAAATACAATATGGGCAGTGTCATCCTTGCGGGCGATTGGAAGTTGTATCAAGGTCACGGCGTGACTCCAACGGCCCTGTTCAATCTCAAGGACGATCCGATGGAAAAAACCAACCTGATCAGCCAAAAACCGGAACTGGCGGATCGCCTGGGCAAACAGCTCGGCCAATGGCTCAAAAAGACAAACGCAAAAATGCCGGTCGGTGACTGA
- a CDS encoding DUF1080 domain-containing protein: MKTKNATHSLSVLFILGTMMSVSAVELTDVEKAQGWKVLFDGKSFAGWRSYQQKGVGKGWKVVDGVMHHTQGGGDLITEKQYEDYELSLEWKISEKGNSGIFLAAQETSGPIYHTGIEMQILDDKKHPDGVHEKHRSGGCYGLYKPPADAVKEVGQWNKVHIVKQGDHYRFYLNGIKTADFKTEGDDFKNRVANSKFSKWPYFGRHNKGHIGLQDHGDAVSFRHIKLRELNPVQLFNGADIKNWDHFLNGDTPADKTWSVVDGVLKCTGNPAGYLMTKNDYRDYQIDLEWRWVPGQRAGNSGLLLHAVAGSQEVGHWPKCLEAQLMTGQAGDFYTLGYGITVTDMDTRHQGRRLQNLTDDSEKAHGEWNHMRTVCRGGEVTVFVNGELVNYGYGCTAQQGRICLQSEGAPIEFRKAVLTPIPGK, translated from the coding sequence ATGAAAACTAAAAATGCGACCCATAGCCTGAGTGTGCTTTTCATACTTGGCACGATGATGTCTGTTTCAGCCGTGGAGCTGACCGATGTGGAAAAAGCCCAGGGATGGAAGGTATTATTCGACGGTAAAAGCTTTGCAGGTTGGCGCAGCTATCAACAAAAGGGGGTTGGCAAAGGTTGGAAAGTGGTCGATGGCGTTATGCACCACACCCAAGGAGGAGGTGACTTGATCACGGAAAAACAGTATGAGGACTACGAGCTGAGCCTTGAGTGGAAGATTTCAGAGAAGGGAAACAGTGGCATATTCCTGGCAGCACAGGAAACATCCGGCCCCATCTACCACACAGGTATCGAAATGCAGATTCTCGACGACAAGAAGCACCCTGACGGAGTACACGAAAAACACAGATCGGGCGGTTGTTATGGCCTCTACAAACCACCGGCAGATGCCGTCAAGGAGGTTGGGCAGTGGAACAAGGTGCACATCGTCAAGCAGGGCGATCATTACCGTTTTTATCTCAATGGGATTAAAACCGCTGACTTCAAGACCGAGGGTGACGACTTCAAGAACCGGGTAGCTAACAGCAAATTCAGCAAGTGGCCGTATTTTGGCCGTCACAACAAGGGACACATTGGCTTGCAGGACCATGGTGACGCGGTTTCATTCCGTCATATCAAACTGCGTGAACTCAATCCCGTGCAACTGTTTAATGGTGCGGATATCAAGAACTGGGATCATTTCCTGAACGGAGACACTCCGGCGGACAAGACCTGGAGCGTTGTCGACGGAGTGTTGAAATGCACCGGCAATCCAGCAGGTTATCTGATGACAAAAAATGATTACCGCGATTACCAAATCGACCTTGAGTGGCGCTGGGTGCCCGGTCAACGGGCCGGCAACAGCGGTTTATTGCTACACGCCGTGGCAGGCTCCCAGGAAGTGGGTCACTGGCCGAAGTGTCTGGAGGCCCAGCTCATGACTGGACAGGCGGGGGACTTCTACACCTTGGGATACGGGATTACCGTAACTGACATGGATACACGTCATCAAGGACGCAGGCTCCAGAACCTGACCGATGACTCGGAAAAAGCCCACGGTGAGTGGAATCACATGCGCACAGTTTGCCGGGGGGGCGAAGTCACGGTGTTTGTCAATGGTGAGCTGGTCAATTACGGATACGGATGTACAGCCCAGCAGGGTCGCATTTGTCTTCAGAGCGAAGGTGCGCCTATTGAATTCAGGAAGGCAGTACTGACCCCGATTCCAGGGAAGTAG